The segment tacgagattgccagaagaattccgctgaatttTGACTTCGCgcatctttgctggaggtctttttctccgctttcttaggagtaatttcgaggatcggtctctttcgttttagttccgcggcgaaacaaacctgcgaaactcttggatttccccagattacctcgactccgttaggggtcgggaacttgaggcaaagatggtaggttgatgggattgcgcgcatggtgttcagccatggcgtccccatgataacaTTGTAAGACgcggggcggtcaacgactagaaactctgtgatgttcgtcacggttccggctttgacagcgagtctaatcgatccataggccatggtcgtttcccccgaaagtcctagcagtgggcttgggtatttcgcgatttcggattgactgatccccatcttttcaagagtgtctttgaagatgatatcggccgagcttccggtatcgattagtactctagcgacgtcgatatctcgaatcgtcaactcgataacaaggagatcgtttcgaggtttggctcgatcgatcgtttctccccccttgaatgagatgacgttcgcacACGTGGAATCTCGCatatcgttcctgatcgttgagtggcttttgcgggttagattgatccgtaagtccccctccttctagcgccaaactgtgggaaccgaaattcacactgtcgatttccgtttaaataaggaaactaagaaaaccctagtttcccagaggacccggatatctgttaattaccacacgtcaagcaatcagaacacgagaataacaacgataaaaataagaaatcgaaaagagagcaaagtagatcttattccgaatctgcgtatgagcgttacaacaaggtataagcctgggctcgagagctgtcggcgagattcctagttctagcaaccctaagacggctaaacctaattgagtcgcagctcgaaataacaaaaacggaaaattgcctaaattgctctaagtgctaagtttgctctgaaaagttctcctctgctcctcgcctaggactccttatatactagctccaaggtcggtttacgcttttactcttctgcccttaagccgtcatagcataaactggagattttccatttttcccgttcttcacaattatcttcaaaacatccgtatttatccacggaaacttgacatttatccttcctcgtgggccaagcgtgaaccatgatgtggtttacgggcttctggttaggaaaatcgtaggatgggcttcgaatcgtgttttaggtccctttgggccgttttccgatccgacacgtttactacgagttttccgcggtttctaatccgcgaagtttgatcgatgaattagaatagcgggaaacatggactgagcttgctacggtcttcgggagatagcattcgaaagtttgacgagaatgcatggactggtgtcgtatcgatgttcggaaaggttcaatcgctacacagcgaccgaactttggctcaagcccggtcgctatgtagcgaccgagtgagacgagtgctcggtcgctacgtagcgaccgagctttggcttgagctcggtcgctacgtagcgaccgagcgggacgatcgctcggtcgctacgtagcgaccgagcttggctgagctcggtcgctacgtagcgaccgagcgggacgagccgctacgtagcgaccgagcttggctgggctcggtcgctacgtagcgaccgagcgatcgtacgtagcgaccgagctttggctcgagctcggtcgctacgcagcgacctgtttcgagccttcgtcgggcatctcgattctttcttccgtaaagctttttcgtaagaaagagtctattttgCGAGAAGTACTCTTCGGATAAATTCTCACtttcttcctcggatgttttggatgttaaatttgtcgtaaccgttttagACCCCAACACTGTATTTTGGAAGTCATATGTTTCTGTTTCTTGCATTTCCAGTGATGAAAGACTTGTAGACCTTCATGTTGAATATCaatgttttcagttttatttgtCTTGTGTATATGGGCACCCTCAACCGAAATATAGACATCTTCTGTGGGAAAGACTTCAAAGAATAGCCACTACACGTGTGGGGCCTTGGATGTTGTGTGGTGATTGTAATGAGATAACAAAACCAGAGGAGAAGATAGGGGGAAGAACAAGATCAATGTCGAGTTTTCAGAATTTTAATACGATGCTTCAGATTTGTGATTTGAAGGACCTCAAACATTTTGGTAATCAGTTCAGTTGGGTTGGTCGTCGAAGAAATGACATCATTGAATGCTGCTTGGATAGGGTGATGGTAAACCCCTCATGGATGAATAAATTTCCAAATTCTAGTACTGAATATTTGGAGATTGCAGAATCGGATCATAGACCCATGATTGTGTCAATTGATTACAAATATCAACGAAGGAAATGACTCTTTTGCTATGATAAAAGGCTATTCGAAGATCAGAGTTTTGTTGAGACTGTTTCTGGAGCTTGGGATCAGACAGAATTCATCAGAGGTTGGAATCAGAAGCTGGGCCATTGTCGGAGTCAGATTGTTAACTGGAAGAGAAGACACCAAACAAATTCTGCTGTTCGTATAAGTGTGATCAGAGGACAAATAGATCAAGCTCTCCGTGATAGCTCAGTTCAACTTGAAGTAATCCAAGAGCTACGAGTGAATTTAAACAAAGCATACAGAGAGGAAGAAGAGTTTTGGAAACTGAAAAGCAGGAACCGGTGGTTGAATTTAGGGGATCGTAACACTCCATTTTATCATGGTGTTTCTAAGGTGAAgaaaagcaaaaataaaatctctaaaataaGAGATAAGAATGGAGTCTTCCACATACAAGAGGAAACTATAGCAAAGGTTGCTGAAGATTACTTTGAAAGCATGTTTTCTTCTACTCCAACAATACCATTAGATGAGTGCTTACCTAATATTCAACCTAAGATCACGATGGAGATGAACGCTCACCTCATTGCCCCAGTCACAGATGTAGAAATAAAAGATGCTTTGGATCTCATTGGAGCAGACAGAGCACCTGGCCCAGATGGCTTCACGGCTGctttttataaacaattttgGGATATAATCGGTCCAGATGTTTGTAACATGGTTCGAAGATTCTTTGAGAGTGGTATTATGGATAATGGGATTAATCACACAAATATAGTGCTACTTCCAAAGTTTCCAGAGGCTGCAGATATGGGTGACTACCGTCCGATAAGTCTCTGTACAGTTGCGTATAAACTAATATCAAAGGTTTTGGGTATTCGAATTCAGAGGTGTTTGGGTGTCGTAATCTCAGAATCACAAGCTGCTTTTGTTCCAGGTCGTCAGATTTCTGATAATATTTTAGTGGCTCATGAACTGATAAGCGCTCTGAAGTCTAAGAAAGATTGTTCTGAACAATATATGGCCATCAAGACTGATATTAGTAAAGCGTATGATCGGGTTGAGTGGAGATTTTTAGAAAGCATCATGATCAAGCTTGGGTTTCATCCTATTTGCATATCTTGGATTATGACTTGTGTTACTACGGTGTCCTATTCGGTTCTGATTAATGGTTGCCCATATGGCATGATAAAGCCTTCCAGGGGGATAAGAAAAGGAGATACTCTATCACCATATCTCTTCCTTCTTTGTGCTGAAACCTTAAGCCAAATGATTGATCAAGCTCAGATGAATAATCGATTTCAAGGAATGAAACTTTCTAGGCATTGCCCTAAGGTCTCTCATTTATTATTTGCTGATGACTCTCTTTTCTTTTGCCGTGCTAATGAGGATAATGCTTTATGTATGGCAGACATATTAGATATGTATGAGAAGACTTCGGGTCAGAAAGTTAATTTAGAGAAATCTTCAGTCATCTTTGGAAAGCGGGTTGATTATCAAGTGAAGAATATGGTTCATAATATATTGAAGATCTATCGAACAGGAGGTGGAGGTAAATATCTAGGTCTCCCTGAGCAGTTTGGTCAGAGTAAAGTCCAAGATTTCAAAGGAATTGTGGAACAAATCAGAAAGACTACTTCTCAGTGGtataatcaaaatttatcaCAGGCAGGTAAAGAGGTTTTgataaaatcggttcttcaagCAAAACCGGTATATCCTATGAGCTGTTTTCTTGTCCCAAAGACAATATGTGATGAGATAAACTCCATTATCTCTGAGTTTTGGTGGGGAACAGGAGATGAAAGAAGGAAGATTTCTTGGATATCTTGGAAACGCTTGTGTTTGCCAAAAAAAGAAGGGGGGATGGGATTTCGCGACCTCTATAGCTTTAACAAAGCCCAATTGGCGAAACAAGCATGGAGAATATGGCAAAATCCAAACTCTCTCCTTAGTAGGATTTACAAAGGAAGGTATCATCATTCGTTGACATTCTTACAGTCATCGAATTCAAAGCAAGCCTCTTATGGCTGGAAGTCTATTCAAGTAGGAAAGGACCTACTTCAAAAAGGTTTGAGAACAATGATTGGAGATGGAAAGAACACTAATGTTTGGTTAGATCATTGACTACCGGAAAATCCTCCAAGACGTGTTCTACAAGTTTCTTATAATCAAAATATGAAGGTGGAGGAACTTATTGATAAGAAAACTGTATCTTGGGATCTTCAGAAACTGGAAGAATTTCTACAGCCGCAGGACATAGTTCAGGTTTTGAAGATCAATTTGTCTAGATACTCTACAGAGGATAAGCTCATATGGCCTTTTACAAAAGATATGGAATATACAGTCAAATCTGGGTACTGGGCTGTTACTCACCATTATCATGAGGGGGAGGAAATACTGAGACCTGATGGATCACTGGAAGTAAAGAAAAAGATATGAGATTTGAATATTCTCCCAAAGGTTAAGCAATTTCTATGGAGGGTGGTGTCAGGAGCTCTTTCTACTGCTACTAGATTGTGTACACGGGGAATTAATATGGATCCAACATGACAAAGATGTTGCCTTGATGATGAATCCATTAACCACGTGTTGTTCTTATGCCCTCATGCATATGCAATATGGCGTTGTTCAGGTATGCTTGTTACTCAAAATTTTTCTAATAATCTGGAAGATAATATTAGAAATCTTTTTGGGGTGATGGAGTCAATGGGCGATCATGAAATAAACAAGTTACTTGTATTCTGGATGTTGTGGCTGATTTGGAAGTCAAGAAATGAGTTTATTTTTTCCAAGAGAAATGTACATCCTATAGAGGATGTCCGCCGTGCGATGGATGCTAATATTGAATGGCATCGTAATGTTATTCAACCTGGACAACAACACCGAGTGATAGAAGTTAAATCCTCGAAATGGGAGCCGCCTCCAAGTGGTTGGATTAAATGTAACTTTGATTATAGCTCTGGGAACAATGATAAAGCTGGTTTAGGATGGATATTGAGAGATGATAAAGGATGTCATCTGGGATCTGGATACGCGCAAATGGAAAGGCAACAGTCGTCACTGGTGGGCGAAGCATCGAGTTTCTTGTATGCTCTCCAGCAAGTTTGGATTCGAGGATGGCAAAGAGTTTGGTTCGAAGGAGATAATAAGGAATTATGCAATATTATAAATCAAGTGAAGGATCATATAGAAATTGGCAATTTGATCTGTGATATTCGATATTGGATGATGATGCTCCCGGAAAGCTCACTGGAATTTGTTAATCGAGAAAAGAATCAAGCGGCTGATGTTTTGGCAAGAAAAGCAACTCAACAAGTTATTTCTTCTGTTAATTTTCATATTCCTCCTGTTTGGttgattaaatatttgtattatCCTTTcacaatttaattaaataaagctatgttgttaaaaaaaaaaaaaaaaggatgacACCACGTAAGACATCAAATGACACCATTTTGATCACCTCGAGTGAGTAGTTACATACACTTCAATGAAAAGTTTTGCTTAATAATACCGTTATGCATTTTATCATATTAGTATATTTTTGAAATGAATCACAcatattaaaagtatttttgtttttatatttattttgatctaatatattgttttaacttttagATAACACaataaaaacttcaaaaatatgtatatcaaactattaagatattaaataaattttataatataaaaatatatataactatgatAAGGATGtagtatatatttatctttcttGCTTACTAATGTAAAAGAGGAAGAAATATTTGATTTGGTCACACACTTGAGACAATATCGTCGACAAAagcctatttaaaaaaaacactaaaataaaaCCCTTAAGGATGATTTAAGGGTCAGATAGTGGATTTGTTTTACTGAAGGGTCAGCCAGACTTAACCCTAAACAACACAATTTAATCGGtttgataaattataataaattgttTACAAAGTCTATGAATCCTACATGTGATAGTTAAGATATGGAAATTTAGTTTAACGAATAGACGTTAAGAAAAACGAACTTGAAAGTTGAAAGAAGTGGGATACGTTATAAGTATCAATTTCGAATTTAATTAGGACATTGCATTTGAGAATCTATGCTAAAATAGTCGAATATCGGCTGAGAAAGTTGTAGCATTAATTAAAACTCGAAACTACTAAAATTTGTCAACCAGCAAAATGATTGGACATGTAGAAAAGCTATTTTTATTTGGCAATTCCATCGAATACTCGAGATCGTTCACGCATGACGCAACAATGTATATGAATATTTTTAgtgtagaaatttttttttgtcaactttttagtgtataaatttataaaagataatatattaCTTTTGTAATAAAAAGAACCAATGGTTGAGGAGGCATAACTATTCGCGGAGACACGGAGCCGTTCGCACCCATCACCTTGGAatctaacttttttttcttctctctcctcATCACCAACTAGTCAACAAGCACATAccattcttttatttatttttatttaaatttcataaacactaattttaaattaattttccttttcatcggtttaattatatagttttttcttATTACAAAATCGTAGCAGTTTTGCAGTATTAAATATGCtgaaaataataacaaattCTCCAAcaataagtttttttcttttgtcaacctCTAATAGTAAGTAACCATTCtgtatcccttatatattaaaagaggagCATTGGAGTTAATGCTTTCACACCATGTATGACACGTGTCCATTGTACAGAGACTCTCACAAATTAGTTGCCTTAATTAGTTTTGCTATTACAGAATTTTTGGAAACATTTCATTGatctagaaaattaaaaaaaccacTCGTGGAATGAGTTATCACGTAAAGCTTAAGTTACGACATCACCGTACCATCGTAAAGATTATTTCCCATCATGAAGACTTTCCAGAACATATACGGGTGTGCTCTGTCAGTGCATATCGCGAAGCACTAGATAGTAACATATGTAAGTTAGAAACACAGAATCGAGAAGATGAAGACGTAATTAACTTTTCTCTTATACGGGAGATATGAACATTCATATCGGCGAAGAACTCAGCATGAACACTTTCAAGAAGAGAATACTCTGAATCTTAGAAACGATACATCACCGAGCTCGCTAAGCATTTTTCATCCACACTGCATAATGGTTCTTGAACGTGTATATATTGTATGAACTATATAACCCACTCTTTTCTCTTAGAAGAGAGACATGACTATTCATCTCGACGAGAACACTTTGAAGCAGAGTACACTCTGTATCTTAGAACCGAGACATGACCAAGCTCGCTAAGGTGCGCAGCTCCACACTGGAGATTTTTTCGTTTTATTAGTATTCTATtcacatttatatttttgttttggctTTCAATATCTTACTTAAGAACTATTATGATAAATTCTTTAATTATGCatcttaataataaataagcttttaagttataaaagacttattttattgtttaaatatgtttttaccGTTCTTGAAACTTTCTTCCGGTATTATAAAGTCCTACTTTATCAATCATATATTGCAAATACAGACTTTATTTTGAATGTCAAACATTAAATCACCGAGTCAATTCactccgcgcaaggcgcgggttatcacctagtttGTTTGTAATTGGTAGGAGGACACTTCAACAGTTATTATCCAATTAAAAATAAACCCTTTAGTCTGTAGCATGACCCATTCCGTAACTCAAGTATATGCTCAAACAatacatttatataataatcTCTTACAAAAATGTCTATATAATAGCATTGGTCTGCTTCATCATCAATAAAACATTGAAACCCttgtccctctctctctctccatctctcttcAAAGTAATGTGAATCTCCCAGATAATAGCAAACTTAATTAAGAGAACATTTAAGTATGAGTTGCAATGGCTGTCGCGTGCTTCGAAAAGGTTGCAGCGAGAGTTGCATCCTCCGTCCTTGCATCCAATGGATCGAATCCGCCGAAGCTCAAGGCCATGCCACCGTATTCGTCGCTAAGTTTTTCGGCCGTGCCGGTTTAATGTCATTTATCTCCTCCGTACCGGAATCTCAAAGCCCTGGTACTTTAACCAAACTTAACCAAGCGATCTTCTTTCTCCTTTGTTTGGTTTCTTTATGACGTCATCGTTGTCTGATCGTCGTTAGGGGTTATTTTGCAGCTTTGTTCCAGTCCTTGCTCTATGAAGCTTGTGGGAGAACTGTGAACCCAGTAAACGGCGCCGTCGGGTTGTTGTGGACAGGGAACTGGAGTATCTGTCAAGCCGCGGTTGAGACGGTTCTTCGCGGCGGTTCTTTGAGACCCATGCCGGAGCTTCTAACACGCGACGGTGGTTTCGGAGGGTTTCCGTCTACAACTTCCGACGAAGCATCGGAGATCTGCACGGAGATGTTGAATGATTGCGGTGACAGGAGTGCCTACCACCACTGCCGATTCTCGAGCTCTAGAACCAGTAGGCCTACCGCTTCTCCGCCTAATCGGAAACGATTAGCGTCAGAACAACAACAACGACAGTCGTCGGAGCTAGATCTCTCTCTACTACCTACTTTCCCGATCAAAACGACACCGCTTAAGGAGGAAACGGTTCGACCCGAAACACCGTCTATGTACTCAGGGGAATCCGTTACAACGACGCCGTTTATGGACAACATCGCTGGTGAAAGATTCGTACGCGTAGGAGGAGAAACTACAAAGTTGCTCAACCTTTTTGCTTGAGCGGCCTTTATGTaactttgtttttcataatatttCGGTAAAATGTGGCACGCCGGCAAATTAAATGATTTTTCTATATAATTATGAGATATTAACCAAAGTTGAGATTAATGGTAACTGAGATAATTAGAGACGGTGGTGTACTATTTTCTTCATGATCATCATTGCATTCAGCTTAAAAAATAACGATAATAATTGCATAGTTGTACACACACATCTTCCAAAAACCGATGGATCAAAAATGAGCAAaaagtagaaaataaaatactttGGAGATGTTATAAGAGTATACTAGGATAAGATATGCGCCTTGCGCagaataaatttatatgaaaattatttaagaaatatcgtatacaaaataaaatttatattattgatcaaattaatatttttgacccttaaacaattttttaaaaacttttttgttaattatataatttgtttactaatgaaactatgtcagctcagttttatatcatgatttaaaCTTTTTTACTAACGTTTAGGCAGAAGAATCTcatgcctactatttggttacaatgaaactatgtcagctcagttttatatcatgatttagcaatttaaaagttaattatagttatgagaagtttacgttcacgtgtcaatcctatctatcttcgatatttttctactttttgtgtcattttggttattgctcgatataaatattaatttttgagtttattctcatttttttcttttattttggcctgagatttagaaaacttttaagattcaaaattattgaaaagatacatacttaggttaagatctgcACCTTCTGctgaataaattttttatatttattacttattttatatattttctgcatattatgaaataataaaattaaataactaGGAAATCAGTTACtactatttaataaattatcttGCACATACAAACTAAATGACCACTCTTATTTATTCACAATTATTTTAggacaaataaatcaaaacaattaatcatatatatcgtatatgatatataattatatttaaacgatatgaagtatatatatattaacataaacatctattaaaataaaattatttatttatgtgattTCATTATCAttttatcttattatagaaaaaaaaataaacattgatcacaaaagtttatgtgagacttttaacagttttagtaatttataatcgtttaaaaaaattcaatatacaacatatacaaaaatatcttaatttttaatatatgattaatgtaattgtttaatttactttaataataaagatttaaacaaaaatgatagaaaatatacaGATTATTAGCAAatattcattatttaaaatcattaattactatatatatcataatcacattaggtaattactatatatatcataatcacattaggaaatttattactatatatataataaatttcaatttgataaatgaatggtccataatgtacatactatataatataacattctttaacaatttaattttggactaacaaaattctcaattgattTTTAAGCCGCCACGTAAACAAATTAACTTTTCAATTACTTGACAACTCAACATGACACTTTTTTTAACTAGTATAAAATACATgttataaactttttaaatgtttttctattaatatataggagatgttaaaccattgatcattaatttttaacataataattttaacagttttagtaattttgtcgtttttttttaattttaaaaatataacatatatgtagaaatttatattttaattttatagctattttgattgtttaatttattttaataatataaaattaaacaaaaacgatGGATGAGatataaattattatcaaatctttattattacaatcattaattgtcatatatatatatattagtcatatttgataatttcgtagcttttatttaaggaaagaaaataaaatagtagttgtatactttaattaattttatgattagtttattgaaaagtataatatatacttaattggaccaacatattttctaaAGTTTATGAATTTCATTCTgatgatgacacgtggctacattTAAAGATTGTAATGTTTCTCgattaatatataaaggatatTCATAATTGCATAATTGCACACACACATCTTCCAATGCACCGGCCAGTCCTTTTCACCCAACAGACTTCGGACCAACATAttacatataatttataatacaCAACTTGATATTTTGATAATCATCTTGATGACTccctaaatatataaacattatcTCCCTGTTTATTTTGTCTTTCGCTACATTTTTATTCAATAGTTTGATACAATTATTGTTATACGATAAAGATTAAAACCTTAAGTAAGAAAATTGTCTACATGTATAAGAATATTACGTAAGATAAAGTGACTATTGCTGATTGATTAACATCTAATACATCTTCACTCGTAATATATTCGACTCATTTCTATGCtttcattcaaaatatatatatatatatatatatatatatattgaaataaaaTTACCTATATAAGTTTTTctgtttttgaaaaatatatagaaatggGGTTGAGATGGTATCGTTTTCTAAAAAAGAGGGTTTGAGATGGTTTCATTTGTCAGTTTTGATATAGATATGTATCATCCCAAACTTCTTATAACCATCTCTCAACTAAAATATCATGTCTTGCAGATCCTTTTAATGTAAAATACATTGATGTGATATTGTGATTAATCATCTATGCTCAATACACATAACGTATGAATACTTAGTTAAACTATCTTTAATATACTCCTATATCttattctaaaatagaaaaCTCTATTTTAGCGTTCATATTTGATGTAATACATGTCTTTAGAGCATTTTTAACCTTActtaattttttactttaaaataaaatttagagtaaaaaatacttTCACTTTATATTCACtctataaaatagagtaaaaaatgggtttactctatatatacaataatatatttagtttttattcaTCACTCTATTAATTCCACCACTGATTCTAATGATACtctattttgaataaaaaatagagtgatgaataaaaactaaatataggggggggggggggacaaTTGACCCATGTAAAGttttgcaaacaaaaaaaaatacatgtatctctaaagaaaaatatgatgaattaAGCGAACTGACCCttgcaaaatttattttttatcaaattgacctctcaaaaataaaattctgcaTACGCGACTGATTAGAGTATAACATAATTCTATCATAGCACTATtctattttgaag is part of the Brassica rapa cultivar Chiifu-401-42 chromosome A09, CAAS_Brap_v3.01, whole genome shotgun sequence genome and harbors:
- the LOC103840914 gene encoding LOB domain-containing protein 38, producing the protein MSCNGCRVLRKGCSESCILRPCIQWIESAEAQGHATVFVAKFFGRAGLMSFISSVPESQSPALFQSLLYEACGRTVNPVNGAVGLLWTGNWSICQAAVETVLRGGSLRPMPELLTRDGGFGGFPSTTSDEASEICTEMLNDCGDRSAYHHCRFSSSRTSRPTASPPNRKRLASEQQQRQSSELDLSLLPTFPIKTTPLKEETVRPETPSMYSGESVTTTPFMDNIAGERFVRVGGETTKLLNLFA